One window of the Marinilactibacillus sp. Marseille-P9653 genome contains the following:
- the rpmI gene encoding 50S ribosomal protein L35, which produces MPKQKTHKGSAKRFKRTGSGKLKRSHAKRSHMFANKSQKQKRHLRKSTMVSHSDYKRIRQQLAKMK; this is translated from the coding sequence ATGCCTAAGCAAAAGACACATAAAGGTTCAGCAAAACGTTTCAAGAGAACGGGTTCTGGTAAACTTAAACGTAGCCACGCAAAACGTAGCCACATGTTTGCAAACAAATCTCAAAAACAAAAACGTCACTTGCGTAAATCTACAATGGTTTCACACAGTGATTACAAACGTATCAGACAACAACTTGCTAAAATGAAATAA